One window of Ralstonia pickettii DTP0602 genomic DNA carries:
- a CDS encoding 3-methylcrotonyl-CoA carboxylase subunit alpha (K01968: E6.4.1.4A; 3-methylcrotonyl-CoA carboxylase alpha subunit [EC:6.4.1.4]) codes for MFNKILIANRGEIACRVAATCRRLGIRTVAVYSDADADARHVAFCDEAVHIGGAAARDSYLRADHIIEMAKETGAQAIHPGYGFLSENEAFAEACAAAGLVFIGPPASAINAMGSKSAAKQLMEKASVPLVPGYHGEDQDPALLRRESDRIGYPVLLKASAGGGGKGMRVVESGDGFEAALASVKREASASFGDDKVLVEKYLTRPRHIEIQVFADTHGNCVYLFERDCSVQRRHQKVLEEAPAPGMTEARRRAMGEAAVAAAKAVGYVGAGTVEFIANQDGSFYFMEMNTRLQVEHPVTEMITGQDLVEWQLRVAAGEPLPLTQEQLRIDGHALEARIYAENPDKQFLPSTGTLRFLRTPPAVQFMRGGDTHGPAGIRIDAGVREGDTISPFYDPMIAKLIVWGKDRDEALARMRQALASYHVVGLSTNVAFLQRLVSSEAFRTADLDTGLIERNEKVLFPAPAPVGMEIIALAVAALMDRENKERRIDAADQHSPWTHGGAWRLNGGATRQLRFAYGEQVLDVTLNTNERGSTLYYAGMAGQFSAQCQADDIRVDLGTRRAHGQVHLDGETFHVFSAGRHVTLTWLDPLAHAGESESEGGKLTAPMPGKVIAVMVEAGSTVTRGAPLLVMEAMKMEHTISAPADGVVSEVLYGIGEQVTEGAQLLAFEA; via the coding sequence ATGTTCAACAAGATCCTGATCGCCAACCGCGGTGAAATCGCCTGCCGCGTGGCCGCCACCTGCCGCCGGCTCGGCATCCGCACCGTCGCGGTGTACTCGGACGCCGACGCCGACGCGCGCCACGTCGCCTTCTGCGACGAGGCCGTGCATATCGGCGGCGCGGCCGCGCGCGACAGCTACCTGCGCGCCGACCACATCATCGAGATGGCGAAGGAGACCGGCGCCCAGGCCATCCACCCGGGCTACGGCTTCCTGTCCGAGAACGAGGCCTTTGCCGAGGCCTGCGCCGCGGCCGGGCTGGTCTTTATCGGACCGCCCGCGTCCGCCATCAACGCGATGGGCAGCAAGAGCGCGGCCAAGCAGCTGATGGAGAAGGCTTCGGTGCCGCTGGTGCCGGGCTACCATGGCGAGGACCAGGATCCGGCCCTGCTGCGCCGCGAGTCCGATCGCATCGGCTACCCGGTGCTGCTCAAGGCCAGCGCGGGCGGCGGCGGCAAGGGCATGCGCGTGGTCGAGTCTGGCGATGGCTTCGAGGCCGCGCTGGCCTCGGTCAAGCGCGAGGCGTCGGCCAGCTTCGGCGACGACAAGGTGCTGGTGGAGAAATACCTGACCCGCCCGCGCCACATCGAGATCCAGGTGTTCGCCGATACCCACGGCAACTGCGTCTACCTGTTCGAGCGCGACTGCTCGGTGCAGCGCCGCCACCAGAAGGTGCTGGAAGAAGCGCCGGCACCGGGCATGACCGAAGCACGCCGCCGCGCCATGGGCGAGGCCGCGGTCGCCGCGGCCAAAGCCGTAGGCTATGTCGGCGCCGGCACGGTGGAGTTCATCGCCAACCAGGACGGCTCCTTCTACTTCATGGAGATGAACACGCGCCTGCAGGTCGAGCATCCGGTCACCGAGATGATCACCGGGCAGGACCTGGTCGAGTGGCAGCTGCGCGTCGCCGCCGGCGAGCCGCTGCCGCTGACGCAGGAGCAATTGCGCATCGACGGCCACGCGCTGGAAGCGCGTATCTACGCCGAGAATCCCGACAAGCAGTTCCTGCCCTCCACCGGCACGCTGCGCTTCCTGCGCACGCCGCCGGCGGTGCAGTTCATGCGCGGCGGTGATACGCACGGCCCGGCCGGCATCCGCATCGATGCCGGCGTGCGCGAGGGCGACACCATCAGCCCGTTCTACGACCCGATGATCGCCAAGCTGATCGTCTGGGGCAAGGATCGCGACGAAGCGCTGGCACGCATGCGCCAGGCGCTGGCGTCGTATCACGTGGTGGGCCTGTCGACCAACGTCGCCTTCCTGCAGAGGCTGGTGTCGTCCGAGGCGTTCCGCACCGCCGATCTCGACACCGGCCTGATCGAGCGCAACGAGAAGGTCCTGTTCCCGGCGCCGGCGCCGGTCGGCATGGAGATCATCGCGCTGGCCGTGGCCGCGCTGATGGATCGCGAGAACAAGGAACGACGCATCGACGCCGCCGACCAGCATTCGCCGTGGACCCACGGCGGCGCGTGGCGGCTGAACGGTGGCGCGACGCGCCAGTTGCGCTTTGCCTATGGCGAGCAGGTGCTCGACGTCACGCTGAACACCAATGAGCGCGGCAGCACGCTGTACTACGCAGGCATGGCCGGGCAGTTCTCCGCGCAATGCCAGGCAGACGATATCCGCGTCGACCTTGGCACGCGCCGCGCGCATGGGCAAGTGCATCTCGACGGCGAGACGTTCCACGTCTTCAGTGCCGGTCGTCACGTCACGCTGACCTGGCTCGATCCCCTGGCCCATGCGGGCGAATCGGAAAGCGAAGGCGGCAAGCTGACCGCGCCGATGCCGGGCAAGGTCATCGCGGTGATGGTCGAGGCCGGCAGCACCGTCACGCGCGGCGCCCCGCTGCTGGTAATGGAGGCGATGAAGATGGAGCACACCATCAGCGCGCCGGCCGACGGCGTGGTCAGCGAAGTGCTGTACGGCATCGGCGAGCAGGTGACAGAAGGGGCGCAACTGCTGGCGTTTGAGGCTTGA
- a CDS encoding hypothetical protein (K00737: MGAT3; beta-1,4-mannosyl-glycoprotein beta-1,4-N-acetylglucosaminyltransferase [EC:2.4.1.144]), giving the protein MYIEHVPNRNSPPAILLRESYRDGNTVKKRTLANLSSLPAEVIEGLKVLLRGGVAVSSADEAFVIERSLPHGHVAAVLGAARACGAEQWFASAPAALRSVVMALLVTRVVSPASKLATHRMLRDETATHSVSRLLKLGDVELEQVYAALDWLGEAQEGIEKRLARQHLSGSTLVLYDLTSTWVTGRCCELAAHGYSRDGKRDDPQIVFGLVCTREGCPVAVEVFAGNTADPATVASQVDKLKNRYGIEKLAWVGDRGMLTQARIDTVLRPAGLDWVSSLRAPQMAALAREKGPLPALAIR; this is encoded by the coding sequence ATGTATATCGAACACGTCCCGAACCGCAACTCGCCCCCCGCCATCCTGCTGCGCGAGTCCTATCGCGACGGCAACACGGTCAAGAAGCGCACCCTCGCCAATCTCTCGTCGCTGCCCGCCGAGGTCATCGAAGGCTTGAAGGTGCTGCTACGCGGTGGCGTCGCGGTGTCGTCCGCCGATGAGGCCTTCGTGATCGAGCGCAGCCTGCCACACGGACACGTGGCCGCCGTGCTTGGCGCGGCGCGCGCCTGCGGCGCCGAGCAGTGGTTTGCATCGGCACCGGCCGCGCTGCGCTCGGTGGTGATGGCACTGCTGGTGACGCGGGTGGTGTCACCCGCTTCCAAGCTCGCCACGCATCGCATGTTGCGCGACGAGACCGCGACCCACTCGGTGTCTCGGCTGCTGAAGTTGGGCGACGTCGAACTCGAACAGGTCTATGCCGCGCTCGACTGGCTGGGAGAAGCTCAGGAAGGCATCGAGAAGCGCCTTGCCAGGCAGCATCTGAGCGGCAGTACGCTGGTGCTCTATGACCTCACTTCCACGTGGGTGACGGGACGCTGCTGCGAGCTTGCCGCCCACGGCTACAGTCGCGATGGCAAGCGCGACGACCCGCAGATCGTGTTCGGTCTGGTTTGCACTCGTGAGGGCTGTCCGGTGGCGGTCGAAGTCTTCGCCGGCAACACCGCCGATCCGGCTACCGTGGCCTCGCAGGTGGACAAGCTCAAGAACCGCTATGGCATCGAGAAGCTCGCGTGGGTGGGCGACCGGGGCATGCTCACGCAGGCGCGCATCGACACGGTATTGCGCCCGGCTGGCCTGGACTGGGTGAGCAGCCTGCGCGCGCCGCAGATGGCCGCACTTGCCCGGGAGAAGGGCCCCCTTCCAGCCCTCGCTATTCGATGA
- a CDS encoding hypothetical protein (K05238: CORT; cortistatin) — translation MTSEAFPGERLIVCRNPLLAEERSRKREALLQATEAELMKITDATTRARNRLKGTEEIALRVGRVIDHFRMGKHFELNITDSSFTWERKAEQIQQEAALDGLYVVRTSLPATDLPAEAAVTAYKGLAVVERAFRSLKTVDLQVRPIFHWNAARVRAHVFLCMLAYYIEWHMREKLKPMLFDDEYVELARTARPSPVAKARRSDQAKAKDATRLGEDGLPVHSFRTLLDDLATLAYNVCHTPLNPQAKIVMITRPTPVQEKAFRLLNVSPVACTQ, via the coding sequence GTGACCAGCGAGGCGTTCCCCGGCGAGCGGCTCATCGTGTGTCGCAATCCGCTACTGGCCGAGGAGCGCAGCCGCAAACGCGAGGCGCTGCTGCAGGCCACCGAAGCCGAGTTGATGAAGATCACCGACGCGACCACGCGTGCCCGCAATCGCCTCAAGGGCACCGAGGAGATTGCCCTGCGCGTAGGCCGCGTCATCGATCACTTCAGGATGGGCAAGCACTTCGAGTTGAACATCACCGACTCGAGCTTCACGTGGGAACGCAAGGCCGAACAGATTCAGCAGGAGGCCGCACTCGATGGCCTTTACGTGGTGCGTACGAGCCTGCCGGCAACGGACTTGCCGGCTGAGGCGGCCGTGACGGCCTACAAGGGTCTGGCGGTGGTGGAGCGGGCCTTCCGTTCGCTCAAGACGGTCGATCTGCAGGTGCGTCCCATATTCCATTGGAACGCAGCGCGCGTGCGCGCTCACGTCTTTCTGTGCATGCTTGCCTACTACATCGAGTGGCACATGCGCGAGAAGTTAAAGCCGATGCTGTTCGACGATGAATACGTCGAGCTCGCGCGTACGGCCCGGCCCTCGCCAGTGGCCAAGGCACGACGCTCGGACCAGGCGAAAGCCAAGGACGCCACCAGGCTTGGCGAGGACGGCTTGCCGGTGCACAGCTTCCGCACGTTGCTCGATGATCTGGCCACGCTCGCGTACAACGTCTGTCACACACCCCTCAACCCGCAAGCAAAGATCGTCATGATCACGCGGCCGACCCCAGTTCAAGAAAAGGCCTTCCGCCTGCTCAACGTCAGCCCCGTCGCCTGTACCCAGTAA
- a CDS encoding major facilitator transporter (K05548: benK; MFS transporter, AAHS family, benzoate transport protein): MRQVDVHKLADEARFNGFHRLVLFWCALIIVFDGYDLAVAGIALPSIMKDMGVNSTSAGFMVSSALFGMMVGAIFLGTIADRIGRRRAIAICVGLFSVFTAAAGFTSDPVTFSVTRFLAGLGIGGVMPNVVAQMTEYSPKRIRSTMVTLMFSGYAVGGMLAAVLGKGLIETYGWQSVFVAAGLPAILIPLIMKSLPESMPFLIKSGRIDELKQTVAKLEPSYQPHANDRFALPSEHKADDAPIRHLFHEGRGFSTVMFWIAFFMCLFMVYALSSWLTKLMANAGYSLGSALTFVLVLNFGAIAGAVGGGWLADRFHIKHVLVVFFALAAVSISMLGYKVPTAMLYFLVGMAGATTIGTQILAYAYVGQFYPMAVRSTGIGWASGVGRSGAILAPIVIGTLVGMNLPLQQNFFAIAVPAVIALAAIAMVDHRRSASAHDEDVSAELPEPVATGTRPATLRH; the protein is encoded by the coding sequence ATGCGTCAAGTCGACGTTCACAAGCTGGCCGACGAGGCCCGCTTCAATGGTTTTCACAGGCTCGTACTATTCTGGTGCGCGCTCATCATCGTCTTCGATGGCTACGACCTGGCAGTCGCCGGGATCGCGCTGCCGTCGATCATGAAGGACATGGGCGTCAACTCGACCAGTGCGGGATTCATGGTCAGCTCAGCGCTGTTCGGGATGATGGTCGGCGCCATTTTCCTGGGAACGATCGCGGACAGGATCGGCCGTCGCCGGGCCATTGCCATCTGCGTCGGGCTGTTCAGCGTCTTCACCGCGGCGGCCGGCTTCACCAGCGACCCGGTAACGTTCAGCGTGACCAGGTTCCTTGCCGGCCTCGGCATCGGCGGTGTGATGCCCAACGTGGTGGCGCAGATGACCGAGTACTCGCCGAAGCGGATCCGCAGCACCATGGTCACATTGATGTTCAGCGGGTATGCGGTGGGCGGCATGTTGGCCGCAGTCCTCGGCAAAGGCCTGATCGAGACCTACGGCTGGCAATCCGTGTTCGTCGCGGCGGGACTCCCGGCAATCCTGATCCCGCTGATCATGAAGTCGCTGCCCGAATCGATGCCGTTCCTGATCAAGTCGGGCCGCATTGACGAACTGAAGCAAACCGTCGCGAAGCTGGAGCCGAGCTACCAGCCGCATGCGAATGACCGCTTCGCACTGCCGTCCGAGCACAAGGCCGACGATGCGCCGATTCGCCACCTGTTCCATGAGGGACGCGGTTTCAGCACGGTCATGTTCTGGATCGCATTCTTCATGTGTTTGTTCATGGTGTACGCGCTCAGTTCCTGGCTGACAAAATTGATGGCCAATGCAGGCTACAGCCTTGGCTCCGCGCTGACTTTCGTGCTGGTGTTGAATTTCGGCGCGATCGCTGGTGCGGTGGGCGGAGGCTGGCTGGCTGACCGCTTTCACATCAAGCACGTGCTGGTGGTGTTCTTCGCGCTGGCGGCCGTGTCGATCTCCATGCTCGGCTACAAGGTTCCGACCGCAATGTTGTACTTCCTTGTCGGCATGGCCGGCGCCACGACGATCGGCACGCAGATCCTCGCCTACGCATACGTTGGCCAGTTCTACCCCATGGCTGTGCGCTCGACCGGCATCGGCTGGGCTTCAGGCGTCGGCCGCAGCGGCGCGATCCTGGCGCCGATCGTGATCGGCACCCTGGTCGGGATGAACCTGCCATTGCAGCAGAACTTCTTCGCGATCGCCGTGCCGGCGGTGATTGCATTGGCCGCCATCGCAATGGTGGACCATCGCCGCTCGGCCTCGGCGCATGACGAGGACGTCAGCGCCGAGCTTCCTGAGCCGGTTGCAACCGGCACGCGTCCGGCGACACTGCGCCACTGA
- a CDS encoding hypothetical protein (K00799: GST, gst; glutathione S-transferase [EC:2.5.1.18]) — MTILYHCMSARSFRPLWMLEELGRQYELVMLPFPPRVLSRDYLEINPLGTVPFLIDGTTRMSESAAICQYLCATGAPTSLQVEAGEDDFGAYLNYLHFGEATLTFPQTLVLRYSRFEPEERRQPTVAADYAKWFLARLRTLEPVIEKHAYLCSGRFTAADVSVSYALLLAQHLGLQPRFTPAIADYWQRLQLRPGFIRALKAQEAAALAQGISIVPAPDTAPGT; from the coding sequence ATGACCATTCTCTATCACTGCATGAGTGCGCGCTCCTTCCGTCCCCTCTGGATGCTGGAGGAGCTGGGCCGGCAATATGAGCTGGTGATGCTTCCTTTCCCGCCGCGCGTCCTGTCGCGGGATTACCTGGAGATCAATCCGCTGGGTACGGTTCCATTCCTGATCGACGGGACGACCCGGATGTCAGAATCGGCTGCGATCTGCCAGTACCTCTGCGCAACCGGTGCGCCCACCTCGCTGCAGGTCGAGGCAGGGGAGGACGATTTCGGCGCCTACCTGAATTACCTTCATTTCGGTGAGGCTACTCTTACGTTTCCGCAGACGCTGGTCCTTCGCTATTCGAGATTCGAGCCAGAAGAGCGGCGCCAGCCGACCGTCGCAGCGGATTACGCGAAATGGTTCCTGGCGCGATTGCGCACATTGGAGCCGGTCATCGAGAAGCACGCATACCTGTGCTCGGGTCGTTTCACCGCGGCCGATGTTTCCGTGAGTTACGCCTTGCTGCTCGCACAGCACTTGGGACTTCAGCCGCGCTTCACGCCGGCGATAGCGGATTACTGGCAGCGTTTGCAGCTGCGACCCGGCTTCATCCGTGCCCTGAAAGCCCAGGAGGCGGCAGCGCTGGCGCAGGGCATCTCGATTGTCCCCGCGCCGGACACCGCGCCAGGCACGTAA
- a CDS encoding hydroxymethylglutaryl-CoA lyase (K01640: E4.1.3.4, HMGCL, hmgL; hydroxymethylglutaryl-CoA lyase [EC:4.1.3.4]) gives MDDGISKSWPKQVRIVEVGPRDGLQSEKQIVPAAVKIELIERLADAGLPAVEATAFVSPKWVPQMADNAVVLKGIRRRPGTSYPVLTPNLKGLEAAIEAGADEVAVFGAASEAFSQRNINCSISESLRRFEPLVSAALAHDIKVRGYVSCVVGCPYEGAVAPAQVAQVARGLADMGCYEVSLGDTIGTGTPTSVRRMLDAVGQGLPMAMLAGHFHDTFGMAIANICAALELGMAVFDSSVAGLGGCPYAAGASGNVATEDVVYLLGSVGIETGVDMDKLLSASAFISDHLGRLPASKAARALMAKRGHVTSLTCQS, from the coding sequence ATGGATGATGGAATCAGCAAGTCATGGCCAAAACAGGTAAGGATTGTCGAAGTCGGACCGCGGGACGGCCTCCAGAGTGAAAAGCAGATAGTTCCCGCCGCAGTAAAAATCGAGCTTATCGAACGCCTGGCGGATGCGGGACTGCCGGCGGTGGAGGCCACGGCCTTCGTCTCGCCAAAGTGGGTGCCGCAGATGGCAGACAACGCAGTGGTCCTCAAGGGCATTCGGCGCAGACCTGGCACCTCCTATCCTGTACTGACACCGAATCTCAAGGGCCTGGAGGCTGCCATCGAGGCGGGCGCCGACGAAGTGGCAGTATTTGGGGCTGCCTCAGAGGCATTTTCGCAGAGGAATATCAATTGCTCCATCAGTGAAAGCTTGAGGCGCTTCGAGCCGCTCGTGTCTGCCGCGCTTGCCCACGATATCAAGGTGCGCGGCTACGTATCCTGCGTGGTCGGATGCCCTTATGAAGGCGCGGTGGCACCGGCCCAGGTTGCGCAGGTGGCCAGGGGGCTCGCTGACATGGGTTGCTATGAAGTGTCGCTGGGCGACACCATCGGAACGGGTACGCCCACGTCGGTGCGGCGAATGCTCGATGCCGTCGGCCAAGGCTTGCCGATGGCAATGCTTGCCGGTCATTTTCATGACACCTTTGGCATGGCCATTGCAAATATCTGCGCCGCACTCGAGCTGGGGATGGCGGTATTTGACAGCTCTGTTGCCGGGCTCGGGGGATGCCCCTACGCCGCGGGTGCTTCGGGCAACGTTGCCACCGAGGACGTTGTCTACTTGCTCGGCTCCGTGGGGATCGAGACCGGTGTCGATATGGACAAGCTGCTATCGGCAAGCGCCTTTATCTCGGATCATCTGGGCCGCCTGCCAGCTTCCAAAGCGGCACGGGCACTGATGGCGAAGCGCGGTCACGTCACATCGTTGACCTGCCAGTCATGA
- the glnA gene encoding glutamine synthetase (forms a homododecamer; forms glutamine from ammonia and glutamate with the conversion of ATP to ADP and phosphate; also functions in the assimilation of ammonia; highly regulated protein controlled by the addition/removal of adenylyl groups by adenylyltransferase from specific tyrosine residues; addition of adenylyl groups results in inactivation of the enzyme~K01915: glnA; glutamine synthetase [EC:6.3.1.2]): MGMVSIEPGSYQFALPQNPGEVIDLIRKHAIQVVDLRFTDLPGVWQHFSITLPEINDDLFSTGIGFDGSSIRGFQEIHESDMLVRPDPATAFIDSFCTAPTLVLICDVLDPVLHQPYSRDPRYIARKAELYLQQTGLATDCYFGPELEFFIFDSIRFGQDQHSGYYYVESAEGDWASGRDEGAYGGGNLGYKQRYKGGYFPVPPSDTLQDIRSEIVLALMQAGIQVEVHHHEVATAGQNEIDMRFARLARMADNVMMYKYICKNVARRHGKVATFMPKPLFADNASGMHCHQSLWRGGENLFYDANGWAQTSQMCRWYIGGLLRHAPALMAFCAPSTNSYKRLVPGYEAPVNLAMSQRNRSAAARIPMVSDSPSARRVEFRCPDPSANAYLAFSAMLLAGLDGIENQTDPGDPLDKNIYDLPPEEAAGIRQVPGSLEESLAALEADSAFLRKGDVFTEDLIRTWIDYKRTHEIDTLKLRPHPWEFQLYFDI, encoded by the coding sequence ATGGGCATGGTCTCGATAGAACCCGGCAGCTATCAATTTGCGCTGCCGCAAAACCCCGGTGAAGTCATCGATCTGATCAGGAAGCACGCGATCCAGGTCGTTGACCTCAGGTTCACCGACTTGCCCGGAGTGTGGCAGCACTTCTCGATCACGCTGCCGGAAATCAACGACGATCTGTTCTCGACCGGCATCGGGTTCGACGGGTCGTCCATTCGTGGATTCCAGGAGATTCACGAGTCCGACATGCTGGTCAGGCCTGACCCGGCCACGGCATTCATCGACTCGTTCTGCACGGCACCAACGCTGGTGTTGATCTGCGACGTGCTGGATCCTGTCCTGCACCAGCCGTACTCGCGCGATCCGCGCTACATCGCACGGAAAGCGGAGCTGTACCTGCAGCAAACCGGTCTTGCCACCGATTGCTACTTCGGCCCCGAACTGGAATTCTTCATTTTCGACTCCATTCGCTTCGGGCAGGACCAGCACTCAGGCTACTACTATGTCGAATCCGCCGAAGGCGACTGGGCCTCGGGCCGTGACGAAGGTGCCTATGGCGGAGGCAATCTTGGCTACAAGCAGCGCTATAAGGGAGGATACTTTCCCGTGCCGCCAAGCGATACGCTGCAGGACATCCGCTCCGAAATCGTACTCGCGCTGATGCAGGCCGGCATCCAGGTCGAGGTGCATCACCATGAGGTCGCTACGGCGGGCCAGAATGAAATCGACATGCGCTTCGCACGCCTGGCGCGCATGGCAGACAACGTGATGATGTACAAGTACATCTGCAAGAACGTTGCGCGCCGACACGGCAAGGTCGCGACATTCATGCCCAAGCCCCTGTTTGCCGACAACGCGAGCGGCATGCATTGCCACCAGAGCCTCTGGCGCGGCGGCGAGAACCTCTTCTATGACGCGAACGGTTGGGCGCAGACGTCCCAGATGTGCCGCTGGTACATCGGCGGCCTGCTCAGGCATGCGCCCGCCCTGATGGCGTTCTGTGCACCGAGTACAAATTCCTACAAGCGACTGGTGCCTGGCTACGAGGCACCTGTCAACCTGGCCATGTCGCAGCGCAACCGATCCGCCGCAGCCAGGATTCCAATGGTTTCGGATTCACCAAGCGCCAGACGCGTTGAATTTCGCTGCCCTGACCCGTCCGCCAATGCCTACCTCGCCTTCTCGGCAATGCTGCTCGCCGGCCTTGACGGCATTGAAAACCAGACGGACCCCGGCGACCCGCTCGACAAGAACATCTATGACCTGCCACCAGAGGAAGCCGCCGGCATCCGGCAGGTTCCAGGGTCCCTCGAAGAGTCGCTTGCCGCGCTGGAAGCCGACTCAGCGTTCCTGCGAAAGGGAGATGTCTTTACTGAAGACCTGATCAGGACCTGGATTGACTACAAGCGCACGCACGAGATCGATACCTTGAAGTTGCGGCCACATCCGTGGGAGTTCCAACTCTACTTTGACATCTGA
- a CDS encoding hypothetical protein (K01733: thrC; threonine synthase [EC:4.2.3.1]): MWGAWLPYSDGISLGEGNTPCLDVPVLARTLDVEQLWIKHEGMNPTGSHKDRMSAQAVSRALHVGAGLVVLASSGNAAVSAAAYCAAAGLPCEIATYRDLPAPFARALHEYGAMRVAFDSGHARWEHVRRRVERDGAFAVTNYCVPPVGSPVFGVEGYRAVALEWVAQGVRPDHVLVPTARGDLLWGVYSALRDLVHGGMLARMPQLWAVEPFARLSRVLDGVALQSEFEGRTAQFSTAGTTVTLQQAMAARLSGGGAVVVDDRAAAEGMSRLAKAGFWVELCAGACYSAARQLRCAGRIAPSQQVLLLLTAKGDRDPFPFDSL, encoded by the coding sequence ATGTGGGGGGCATGGCTGCCCTATTCGGATGGCATTTCGCTGGGCGAGGGCAATACACCTTGCCTCGATGTGCCCGTGCTCGCGCGAACCCTCGATGTCGAGCAGTTGTGGATCAAGCACGAGGGCATGAACCCGACCGGTTCACACAAGGACAGGATGTCGGCGCAAGCCGTCAGCCGTGCCCTGCACGTTGGCGCCGGGCTTGTCGTGCTGGCGTCCAGCGGCAACGCGGCGGTTTCGGCGGCGGCGTACTGCGCCGCCGCGGGCCTTCCCTGCGAGATCGCCACCTATCGCGACCTGCCTGCGCCGTTCGCGCGCGCCCTTCACGAGTACGGCGCGATGCGCGTGGCCTTCGACAGCGGGCACGCGCGCTGGGAACACGTACGGCGGCGCGTGGAGCGCGACGGCGCTTTTGCCGTGACCAACTACTGTGTGCCGCCTGTCGGCAGTCCGGTATTCGGTGTCGAGGGATACCGTGCCGTGGCGCTTGAGTGGGTGGCCCAAGGCGTCCGGCCGGACCATGTGCTGGTGCCGACGGCGCGGGGCGACCTGCTCTGGGGCGTCTACAGCGCGCTGCGCGACCTGGTGCATGGCGGCATGCTCGCGCGCATGCCGCAACTGTGGGCGGTCGAGCCGTTTGCGCGTTTGTCGCGGGTGCTGGACGGCGTGGCGCTCCAGTCCGAATTCGAGGGTCGGACCGCGCAGTTTTCCACGGCGGGCACCACCGTCACGCTGCAACAAGCAATGGCGGCCCGCCTTTCCGGCGGGGGCGCGGTGGTGGTCGACGATCGCGCCGCAGCGGAGGGTATGTCCCGCCTGGCGAAGGCCGGCTTTTGGGTCGAGCTGTGCGCCGGCGCATGCTACAGCGCCGCCAGGCAGTTGCGCTGCGCAGGGCGTATTGCGCCGTCCCAGCAAGTGCTGTTGCTGCTGACGGCCAAGGGCGACCGCGACCCGTTCCCATTCGATTCCCTATGA